A segment of the Lentisphaera araneosa HTCC2155 genome:
TGTTTTCGCTGATAAAATCGAGTAAGAATTGATTATAGATATCGGGACCAAATTTACCGGGGTAGGTTTTGCTGCCTTCTTTAGTGTGGATATAGGGATTCCAGTAGCGTTGAGTACTGATATTTTCATGCTTTTTATCAGTTGAACCTTCGCAGCCAGTCCACATGCAGTAGTCATCAAAACCGTGCTTAACCATGGCGTCGGGATGAATGCGAAAATCATTGAGTTGCCATTTACCGGCGACGGCAGTGGTATAACCGGCAGATTTCATGGTACGGGCAATGGAAGGGTTTTTATTCCAGTCGTAGTAACCAGCGCCCCAACGTGGAGAGTCCCAGTGATTAACCCAGCCACTACGATAGGGGTATTGGCCGGTCATGAAGGCGACACGGCTCGGTGTGCACTGAGGCATGGAGTAGGCATTATCAAATTTTAAACCTTGTTCAGCTAATTGATCGATGCGAGGTGTTTTGATGTTTTCACCTCCATAACAGTTGATCCATTCTTTGCCGAGGTCATCTAAGAGGACAAAAATGATATTGGGTTTGTCTGTGGCTTCACGAGCTTGGAGCGCTAAGCCACAAAAAATCACGAGAGTGAACAGGGATTTGATCATTATTTCTTTTCCTTTTTAGATTTTTTCTTTTTACTTTTAGTCTTTTTGGCTTTAGCGCTTAGTGGAGAACTCCAGGATTTACCTAAACGATCGAGAGATTTAGTTCCGTACTCAGAACCTTCGTAGCTGCTTTTTACTGATTCATGCCAAGCAAGCATATCTTTTTTGAGTTTTTCTACGAGCTCGGGGTTTTGAGCTGCCACATCCGTTTTTTCTGAGGGATCAGATTTGAGGTTGTAGAGTTCGTACTTTTTACCGCCATTGTAGCTGAGGAGTTTGAAGTCGCCTTTGTGCCAAACAATGCGCGAGCTAAACATGATGCCAATTTCTTTGTCTCTTGTAAAGTCTTCATTATTAATGATCGGCATGAGTGATCGGCCGTCAGTAGCGTAAGAAGCTTGGGGGTGTGGGATATGTAGAGCGTCGAGAATTGTGGGCATGTAGTCCGAAGTAATACAGGGTGCGGAGATTTTGCGGGCTTCTTTGACTTTCGCCGGCCAAACCATGACGGCAGGAACGCGAACGCCACCTTCGTAGAGGTCGCGCTTGCGACCACGGAAGTGACCGGCACTGCCATTATCGGGACGTTCTTTACTTTCGGGGCCATTGTCGGAGCAAAACCAAATCATGGTATTGTCTGCAACGCCTTTATCAGCAAGGTGTTTTCTGAGGCGGCCAATTTGTTCATCCATGGCCGTGACACAACCTGCGTAGTTGCGGAGGTGGATGGGGTGACCTTTATACATTTCTTGGTGACGGGGACCAGCTACGCAAGGGAGGTGAGGTGTGTGAAACCAAACAACGGAAAGGAAGGGTTTTTCGTCAGCGACAGCTTGGTCAATAAAAGGAAGGACACGATCCATGATCACACGGCTATCATCACCTTTGAGGTTGTCAGTAATTTTCTTGCCCTCGATATCCCAGTAGAAAGTTCCGTAGGGTTTAGATTCTTCACCTTCTTTGACGTATTCCCAGCCGAGGTGCTTACTCTCACCCTGATCAAATTTAGCGGGTAGAATCATTGGATCGTAAGTGGGCACTTTAGATTCTGTTACGAAGGCATCCTCATAACCATGAAGTTTAGGTGGGTTAAATTCTTTTGTGTTGCCGGGTTTGCCACGATTGGCGTCTTTTTCCGTGTGAGTTAGGGTGCCCAAATGCCATTTACCGAAGTGACCAGTCGCATAGCCTTGTTCATTTAGGACTTCGGGGAGGGTGATTTCTTCTGGGCGTAGGAAGCCTTGGTTGGCAGTTGGCACGCCAGTACGGTAGGGGTTGCGGCCAGTTAGGACACTAGCGCGAGTGGGGGAACAGACACTTGAAGCTGAATAAAAGCGATCGAGTTGGAGGCCTTCTGCCGCCATTTGGTCGAGGTGAGGTGTTTTGATGACTTTACTACCGTTAAATCCTGTGTCGCCCCAGCCGAGGTCATCGGCCATAATGAGGATAACGTTGGGTTTTGCGCTCTCCGCAGAAATAAAAGGAGAGAATAGGGCTGCACTTGCAGCGATAAGTAGGGATTTTGTTTTCATGTAACACCTAGTTTTATATTGATTTGCTACTATATGCGTTCAGTGATTTGGTCTTTGGACGTCAGAGGAAAGAAAAAACCACTTTTTTTATAAAAACTTTTGATTTCACCAGGATTCTTCTCACTAGATGACTTTTTCAGCTGAGCTAATCGATGAATCTTGTAAGATTCGAGGAGGCTAGTACATTCGATTTTTAAATGAAATTTAAGAGCTGATTGATGCGGACTTCACAAAAACCCCAAGGACATAAGAGTTTAGCAGAACGCAAAGCGACTGGTGCGCATTACACGCCTAAAGCCCTCGCCGATTTTATGGCGAGGCAAGTCTTTGATTTTTGGTCAGGCAAGAGCAAGGATGATTTAGTCACCGTGCTCGAGCCGGCTGTGGGTGATGGACAACTCATTCAGTCTTTATTAGATGTACTCATTGCGGAAGGCTACTTAAATATTCAGGTGGTGCTTTACGATACAGATACAGCGGCGATTAAGTGTTGTCAGCAGATTTTAGAGAGAGCCTACCCCAAAGTGAAGTTTACTTTTTATGAGCGAGATTTTTTGGCGGATTTTCTAGCGAAGAAACGCAAGCGTAAATATGACTTAGTTATTGGCAATCCGCCCTATGTGCGAACTCAAGAAATGGGGGCTGATGCCTCGCAAGAACTGGCGCGCGAGTTTGCCTTGTCAGGTTGTGTGGATTTATCGCATGCCTTTATTTTAGCCGTAGGCAAGAGCCTTAAAAAAACGAGTAAATTCACTCTGCTTATCAGCAATCGCCTTTTGAGCCTCAAGGGCGCTTGGGCGATTCGTGAGCACATGAGAAAGCAATTTGCGATCGACCACTTATGGGACTTCGGTGATAGTAAATTATTTAAAGCAGCCGTCCTGCCTTTGGTTTTTGTCGCGGGTTTAGGACGTCAAAAACAAGTGCCACCCTTTACGAGTATCTACGAAGAGAAAGATTTAGATATTGACGATGCCTGTGAGAGGGAGCTCTTTGATAATATTGATAAGGACGGCTTGGTGAACTATCAAGGTTTGAATTTGCGAGTTTCGCAAGGAGATCTGGATTTTGGTGAAGGACTACAATCGCGGTGGACGCAAAAAACCATCCTTAAAGATGGCTGGTTAAAAGAAGTCGAGCGTCATACTTTCGGTCGCTTTGGGGACATTAATAAGATTTCGGTAGGGATTAAATCTACCGCCGACAAAGTCTTTATTAAACAGGATTGGTTGGGCATGAGTGATGACGAGCGGCCCGAAATGCTCATGCCATTGATTACTCATTTTGAAGCGGATCAGTATACGGCCGAAGTCAACCCTAGTTCCTTTGTGCTATATACACATGAGACGAGGGATGGCGAGAAGCGGGTGATCGAATTAGATGATTACCCCAAGACAAAGACTTATTTAGAAGCTAACGCACAAGTTTTAAAAGCTCGAAAGTATTTACAGGAATCAAAAACTCGTCGTTGGTATGAGGTATGGGTGGCACATGATCCCGCAAAGTGGCAATACCCAAAGATCGTTTTTCGTGATATTTCAGCTAAGCCACTCTTTTGGTTAGATGAGTCTGGTGCGGTAGTTAATGGTGATTGTTACTGGATGTCGAGTCAAGGCTTAGAAAATCTGGATTTAATTTACCTTGCTTTGGCGGTGGGAAACTCATCCTTTATCGAAAAGTTTTATGATGCAAATTTTCACAACAAGCTGTACTCAGGTAGGCGCCGCTTCATTACTCAGTACGTCAAAGAGTTTCCCTTGCCCGACCCCAAGACAGAGGGATCTAAGATGATTATTGAGCTCGTGAAAAAAACTTATGAGTCAGGAGTTTTTGATGATGAAGTCAAGAAACAAATTAGTGACCTAGTGGACTGCGCCTTTAATGTGGCGGATTTAGGCACAAAAAAAGCCTTGAAAAATCAAGGCTTTGAAGTGGTGGGGGAAGGATTCGAACCTTCGAAGGCGTAGCCGGCAGATTTACAGTCTGCTCCCTTTGACCGCTCGGGAACCCCACCAGGGGTTTTGAAGTGCCTTATGTTAATTCAGAAAATATTTCCTGCAACACTAAAAATACGATTTTTTGAGTAATTTATTTCGAAAGCGTAAAAATTACATTTTTTTCCGTTTTTCTGCTTAAGCTAGCGCTAGAAAAAATACGATGAGTGTATACTTTAAATAAATTTTATACAATTATCGTAAACTTTTTCTATTTGGGGGCCAAAATGGCGAGTTCTAAGTTTTCTAATGACCTTTTGATCATTTATAAGATATCTCAGTCTTTATTGAGACATAAGAATGTAAACACACTGCTTAATGAAGTTTTGGACATCTTAGAAACCGAGATGAATACTGAACGAGCGACTTTAACTTTATTTCACACGAATGAAAATGCGCTCATTATTGAGGCATCGAAAGGCCTAAGTGCGCAAGAGAAAGCCCGTGGTCGTTATGCTCTCGGTGAGGGTGTAACTGGTTTAGTAGGCTTGAATCGCCAAGCGATTGTGATCCCCAATATTGCCGAAGAAGAAAGTTTCCTCGATAGAACGCGTGCACGTAAGAAAAATGATATTGGCTTTGTGTGTGTACCGGTTATGCGCAACGATGAATTGATTGGTACAATCTCAGTCGACTTAGAAGCAACGCCTAATATTGACTGGGAACGTAAAAAACAACTTTTAGAAATTATCGCCAACTTATTAGCAGATGCGATTTTCCAAATCCGTGAAGGTATCGAAGAGAAAAACACTTTAAAAACTGAAAATAGCCGTTTACAGAAAGAACTCGGTAATCGCTACAACCCCAGTAACATGGTGGGTAACTCCCGCGTTATGCAAAAGGTTTTTGAGAATATCAACCTCATGGGCAATGCTCATGGCTCCATTTTGATTATGGGCGAGAGTGGTGTTGGCAAAGAATTAACTTCCCGTGCAATTCACTTTAGCGGTATTCGCAAAATGAGTACTTTCCTTTCCTTGAACTGCAGTGGTCTCCCTATCAACATGGTAGAAAAAGAACTTTTCGGCGTCGAACGCGATGGTCGCTTGATCAAAGCGGGTATGCTTGAGAAAGCTCACGGCGGCACTCTGTACATTGATGAACTCACTGATACGTCGATGGAAATCCAGCATCAGTTGGAAGATTATCTTCAGAACCAAACTTTTAAGAGAGTGGGTGGTACGGAAACTCTCAATTCAAATGTTCGTCTGATTGTAGGTACCTACAAAAATGTGGATGAAGCAATTGAGAATGAAGAGATTTCAGAGAGCTTTTACTACCGTTTAAGTGTGAATACTTTAGTTGTGCCGCCACTTCGCGACCGCAAATCTGATATTACTTTACTCGCGGATTACTTTCTCGACGAATTTAACCGTTCCTACGGTAAAAAAGTTGTACGTATCTCAACTCCAGCTATCAATATGGTTATGGCTTATCACTGGCCGGGTAACGTGCTCGAGTTGAAAAACTGTGTGGAACGCGCGGTTCTCAGTACAGATGACGATGTGATTCACGGTTATAACTTGCCCCCTTCGCTTCAGGCTGCAGGTCTCAATGAAGACGATCCTGATAATAATACTGTGACTGACTTACAAGCTTCTTTAGAAACTTATGAGAGAGAACTTTTGGTTGAAGCTCTTAAACGTCACCGAGGTAATGCCGCTGCGGCAGCACGGGCGCTCAATACGACACCACGTGTACTCAACTACAAATTTAATAAACTCAATATTAATCTCAAAGACTTCAAAAAGTCTTCGAGTAGCCGTTTCTAATCAATGAATGAATTACGTGAAGGGCTCAAGAAGTTCTTCTCCTTTGATACCTTTCTCGAGGGTCAAGATCAAGTTATTGAGCAAGTGTATAAGGGTGACGATATTTGTGTCGTTATGCCCACTGGTGCAGGGAAATCCCTGTGTTACCAACTTCCCGCTTTAGTTAGACCCGGTTATACGGTGGTGATTTCACCACTGATTGCTTTGATGAAAGACCAGGTTGATGCCCTCAAGAATAAGGGGATTGCCGCCGAGTACATCAATAGTACTCAGAGTCAAAGTATGCAAAATGCCATACTTATGCAGGCTCAGCAAGGAATGATTAAATTGCTCTACGTGGCTCCTGAACGCATGAGATCTCAGGCCTTCCGCGATTTACTTAAAGATTATCCCCCGGAAAGCTTAGTGGTGGATGAAGCTCACTGTATATCGCAATGGGGGCACGATTTCCGCCCAGATTACACGCGCTTGGGTGAATCAGCCGAGAAACTTGGAATTAAACAAATTTGTGCCTTTACGGCAACGGCAACTCCACGAGTCAGAGAAGATATCAAAAAACAACTGCACCGCCCCGCGATGGATGTGGTGGTCACAGGTTTTGCTCGGCCCAATTTGAGTCTAAGTATAGAAGATTGCTCCAAAAAGGATCAGAAACTCGAAAAAATTCGCGAACTCATGGAAGATCGCAAGCCAACAATCATTTATTGCGCGACTCGCAAAGCGGTGGAAGAAGTGATGGACGGCTTATCCGTGCGAGGTTATCATGGTGGAATGAGTGATAAAGATCGCAATGATGCACAAGATTACTTTTTGTATGACCCGAATCCCGTTTTAGCCGCGACTAATGCTTTTGGTATGGGCATTGACCGAGCCGACATTCGTCAGGTGATTCACTACAACTTTCCTGGCGCTCTAGAAGCCTATTATCAAGAAGTTGGGCGTGCAGGCCGAGATGGTGAACAATCTACTTGTGTTTTATTATTCTCTTTTGCGGATCGCTATACACATGAATTTTTGATTGACCTCAATAATCCCGATGAAGCGATTATAAAAAGCACTTGGGATACTCTGCGCAAGATGTGTCGAGATACAGGAGAAAATCACTTTGAGATGACTTTGAGTGAATTGGCGGAGTCGATTCCCAAAGCTAAGGGTGACCAACAACTTTCGGGTGTGATGAAAGAGTTGGAGAAAAGTAATTATATTCGTCGTGGCTTTCGACAAGAAAATACGGGAAAAATGGGTTTTGCTAAGAGTCGCGAAGAACTGCTCGCTGACTTTCCGACGGCCAAGACTCAGCGAGCGATTTTTATTCATCGCTTTTTAGATCGCTATGGTGAGTCTCTGATGAATGGGGCGATGATTGATATTTCCTATTATCAGATGTGTTCGATTACGGGTTTAAAGCCAGAGCAAGTCAAACGCGTGTTGAACGCACTTAAAGGCGAACAAATTCATTGGGAACCGCCGTTTTCTGGCAGAAGCTTTGAAGTTTTATCACAAGATGAATTAGAAATTGATTTTTCGGGTTTGAGAAAGAGGCGCGAATCAGAGATTGAACGCCTGGATGAAATGATCACTTATGTTCATACTCGTGATTGTCGTCAGGATTACCTTATTAAATACTTTGGTGCGGATGATTCAACTTGGCGCTGTGGAACCTGTGACCGTTGTCAGCCTGCGTCAGGCACAGGTGGGGAATATCGTCGTCTAACTGAAGTTGAGACGCGTCAGGCGCTGCGTTTGATGGAGGCAGTGGACAATTTTAGCGGTTATTTAGGTTTATCGAAAATTGCCATGCTAGTGACTGGCAGTCGCGATGCCTCGATTATTGGTAGTCGCTTGAAGGATTCTGATCATTATGGCTGTTTGGATATGTTGGATCAATCTCACGTACGAGAGCTCTTGCAAAGTTTGGAGGGTAAGGGCTTGGTGAAACGCACCAAAGATAAGTACCCCGTTTTAAAAGTGACCACCATGGGGCATGAATTCATCGAAAGACCGAAAGCGCTTGAAATCATGGTTCCAGGTAAAAAGAAACGCATCAAACGCGAACCTTCGCGGGCGACGGCAGCGATTCAACGCAAAAAGAAAGTTGAGGGCGGTGACCTGTACGAAGAAATGCGTCAATTGCGCAATCAGCTCGCTAAACGCGATGACGTGGAGCCCTGGTTAGTGCTGAGCAATGCCGCACTCAAAGCTTTGGAAGATGAAAAACCTGCTGATTTAGAAGCCTTTCGAAAAATTAAAGGCATTGGTGATTACCGAGCCGCACGTTACGGCAAAGACTTTTTAGAGCTTATTGCAGGGAAATGATTTTGTTAAGTCATGCGGTGCACTAGATTAGCCGACAAATTAAAAATAGTGAATAAATATGATTAGAATTGGTGATTACAATACTTTGCCAGTAGCTCGCTTTGTGGACTTTGGTGCCTACTTGGGAGATATAGAAACGGCAGGGGAAGTTTTACTTCCCAAACGTTACTTTCCAAAAGAGATAAACGTAGGCGATAAGCTCGAAGTCTTTGTGTACACGGATTCGGAAGATCGAATTATTGCCACGACTGAAAAGCCTTTGGCGCGCGTCGGTGAATGCGCTTTTTTAGAAGTGAAAGACGTCAATGATTTTGGTGCCTTTTTAGATTGGGGTTTGACGAAGGATCTCTTTGTTCCTTATGCGCATCAACCCTACAAATTTAACGTCGGTCAAAAAGCCTTTGTTTACTTAAAATATGACGATGTGAGTCAACGCGTGATTGCCACGGGCAAGGTACGTAATCAACTCAAAAATGATGTCAGTCACCTTGAAGTGGGCGATGCTTTTCGAGGTATAGTTTATGAAGAACACGAATTGGGTTGGCGCATGGTAGTGGATCACAAATACCACGCCATGATCTTTAACAGCGATTTCACTGACTATCCAGAAAAAGGCGATGAACTCAATGTTTTCATTAAAGGCATTCGCAATGATGGGAAATTGGATGTGACTTTATTTCCACCGCATTACGCCGTGCAAGATGATCTCGAAACTTTTATCTTGAACTACCTCAAAGAAAAGGGTGGTTCGATGGATCTCGATTCAAAATCTTCTGCAGAAAGTGTGAAAGAAGTTTTTGGCGTCAGTCGCAAAGTGTTTAAGAAAGCCTTAGGCGCGCTCTATAAAAAGAAAATGATTGATTTTGCCGACGGGACCACTCGTCTTCTATAAATGAAGCTTCGTCTAGCAGGAATACTCTTGGCTTGTGCGCTCGTCGCAGGTGCTTGGTTTTCTGTTCGGCAACTCAAGCTCGATACCTCAGTCAATGCTATTATGGGTACCGACCATCGCAGTCGTGGGACTTATGAAAAGATGGACGAAGCTTTTAAAGAGCGCACCGTTGTCTTGGCCATTTGTAAGATTGATCAGCTTTTTTCTGAAAAAGGGGCGCGGCAATTATTTGCGATAAGTGAGAAATTAAAAAGCTTGCCTGAACTCGAAGATATTCGTAGCTTAACTCATGCCGCGCGACCAGTGAAGCGTGGCAATCACTTTGACATACGCAAAAATATTCGTCTAGAAGTCTTTTTAAACTTAGAAGAAAAGACTCCCGAAGAATGGGCGGAACTTAAAGATTTTATTTGCCATTATCCGATGACTCGAGATCTCATGGTTTCGGCCGATGGTCAATACACCATGGTGTTAGCGCGCCTTAAAAATAGTGAGATAGGCTTAGAAGAAAAAATTCTTTTGTGGGAGAAAATCAGCGAAAGTATGAAGGAGTTCGAAGAGCAGGGCATCGAGGTTTCGGTCTTGAGTGAGCCTGTCCTAAGTGCAGAATTCTTCACACTGACCAAGACCTTTGTTGCACAGGTTTTACTTGCAGGCTTTATACTGATTTTAATTATTATTTGCGTGAGTTTTAAATCACTTAAAATTCTCATTTGGATGCTCGCTTTGGAATTGGGAGGCGTTTTCTTATGTCCACTTATTTTTGCTCTCAATCAGTATGATTTGAATGTCTATACCTGCATTCTGATCCCCCTGGTACTATCGCTACAATTGACTTTTTTAGTTCATTTCTTTGCGGTTTATCAACAGGCTGAACAGAACTCTAATAATCCTTGGGCGTATGCATTAAAGCGCGTTTTTCGACCTTCATGTATTGCCTTGCTCACGTCTTTTATCGCTTTCGGTAGTTTGATGTTTAGTGAAGTTCATATTTTACAGGTCTTAGGTCAATTAGGTGTGCAGTATTTGTTGGCGGTATTTGTTTTAAGTTTTGCTCCTTTTTACTTTTTATCCAAGAGTTCGAAGGACCTTGAGAAACATTCAGATTGGCAGGAAAAAGAAGATTATTCGCATGGTTTAGTTAGAGTGCTTAATCGTAGCAAAGCTGTATTTTATCTAGGTGCTAGCATTCTTTTTCTTAGTGCATTTATGAGCTTTTCAAAGCTCGAGACTGATATGCGCGCGCGCGAATTTTTAACTCCAGAAAGTGAAACGCGTCAATCATTGGAGTTAGTCAATGATCATTTTGGTGGGCTGAACATTTTTCAGCTCAAAGTTGTGACCAAAGAAAAGGGCGGCATTCAAAAGTATGAGAATGTTAAGTACTTACATGATTTAAGAAATCGTGCGATGGCAATGCCTGGGGTGAAAAATGCTTATACGTACTCGCAGTTCTATACGACGGTTCACCAGTTGTTTCTAGGAGATAGTTTATCCCATGGAAATGTATTTCCTCCAGAGGAATCACTATTCACCTACAACCTTATTCTCAATAGCCAGCGTTTTCCTTTTCGGGATGTTTTACAAAATGAAGATTTGACGGAGAGCCTCTTTATTTTGCGAACGGATGATGTGAGGTCGCATGAGTTTATCAAGATTGCCGAAGATTTTATTGAGCTCTCACAGGAAAATTTACCCGAAGGTTTAGAAATTGTGATTCCCAATGGCTTACAGTCCATCTTGAAATCGGATCAGCAGATTTTAGAAACACAAATAAATAGTCTTGGGCTGAGTTTATTCAGTATGTTTGTGCTTTTACTCGTCTTGTGGAGAAGTGGCAAGTATGCGCTCTACGCATTTTTAACGGCGGCGAGTGCCTTAGCGAGTTTGGTCTTGGTGATGTATTTAGCGGAGATCAATTTAAATTCTGTCACGGTGATGAGCGGAACGATCCTTTTGGGAATCGTAGTTGATGACGCAATTCATTTCTTGTCGTATTACCGCCATTCAATTGAGCAAGGACACTCCCATCAGTCTGCCTTGGCAAATTGTTTTCATAGCAAGCTCAAACCGATGATTTGTACCTCGCTCATTTTGAGTACGTGCTTCTTTCTGTTTTATTTCTCCCCTTATCCGCCGATGCGTGAGTTTGGCCTCAGTGGGGCTATAACGCTGCTTTGTGGTCTAGTGGCAAGCTGTCTGCTTCTTCCTGCTTTATTGAGTTTGAAACAGCGAGATTAAGGCATCCAAAAATCGGTTTCGAAGCCATTTTGAGAAAGTATTGCTGTACCCGATAAACTTGCGACATGGCC
Coding sequences within it:
- a CDS encoding sigma-54-dependent Fis family transcriptional regulator codes for the protein MASSKFSNDLLIIYKISQSLLRHKNVNTLLNEVLDILETEMNTERATLTLFHTNENALIIEASKGLSAQEKARGRYALGEGVTGLVGLNRQAIVIPNIAEEESFLDRTRARKKNDIGFVCVPVMRNDELIGTISVDLEATPNIDWERKKQLLEIIANLLADAIFQIREGIEEKNTLKTENSRLQKELGNRYNPSNMVGNSRVMQKVFENINLMGNAHGSILIMGESGVGKELTSRAIHFSGIRKMSTFLSLNCSGLPINMVEKELFGVERDGRLIKAGMLEKAHGGTLYIDELTDTSMEIQHQLEDYLQNQTFKRVGGTETLNSNVRLIVGTYKNVDEAIENEEISESFYYRLSVNTLVVPPLRDRKSDITLLADYFLDEFNRSYGKKVVRISTPAINMVMAYHWPGNVLELKNCVERAVLSTDDDVIHGYNLPPSLQAAGLNEDDPDNNTVTDLQASLETYERELLVEALKRHRGNAAAAARALNTTPRVLNYKFNKLNINLKDFKKSSSSRF
- a CDS encoding efflux RND transporter permease subunit — encoded protein: MKLRLAGILLACALVAGAWFSVRQLKLDTSVNAIMGTDHRSRGTYEKMDEAFKERTVVLAICKIDQLFSEKGARQLFAISEKLKSLPELEDIRSLTHAARPVKRGNHFDIRKNIRLEVFLNLEEKTPEEWAELKDFICHYPMTRDLMVSADGQYTMVLARLKNSEIGLEEKILLWEKISESMKEFEEQGIEVSVLSEPVLSAEFFTLTKTFVAQVLLAGFILILIIICVSFKSLKILIWMLALELGGVFLCPLIFALNQYDLNVYTCILIPLVLSLQLTFLVHFFAVYQQAEQNSNNPWAYALKRVFRPSCIALLTSFIAFGSLMFSEVHILQVLGQLGVQYLLAVFVLSFAPFYFLSKSSKDLEKHSDWQEKEDYSHGLVRVLNRSKAVFYLGASILFLSAFMSFSKLETDMRAREFLTPESETRQSLELVNDHFGGLNIFQLKVVTKEKGGIQKYENVKYLHDLRNRAMAMPGVKNAYTYSQFYTTVHQLFLGDSLSHGNVFPPEESLFTYNLILNSQRFPFRDVLQNEDLTESLFILRTDDVRSHEFIKIAEDFIELSQENLPEGLEIVIPNGLQSILKSDQQILETQINSLGLSLFSMFVLLLVLWRSGKYALYAFLTAASALASLVLVMYLAEINLNSVTVMSGTILLGIVVDDAIHFLSYYRHSIEQGHSHQSALANCFHSKLKPMICTSLILSTCFFLFYFSPYPPMREFGLSGAITLLCGLVASCLLLPALLSLKQRD
- a CDS encoding sulfatase family protein; the protein is MKTKSLLIAASAALFSPFISAESAKPNVILIMADDLGWGDTGFNGSKVIKTPHLDQMAAEGLQLDRFYSASSVCSPTRASVLTGRNPYRTGVPTANQGFLRPEEITLPEVLNEQGYATGHFGKWHLGTLTHTEKDANRGKPGNTKEFNPPKLHGYEDAFVTESKVPTYDPMILPAKFDQGESKHLGWEYVKEGEESKPYGTFYWDIEGKKITDNLKGDDSRVIMDRVLPFIDQAVADEKPFLSVVWFHTPHLPCVAGPRHQEMYKGHPIHLRNYAGCVTAMDEQIGRLRKHLADKGVADNTMIWFCSDNGPESKERPDNGSAGHFRGRKRDLYEGGVRVPAVMVWPAKVKEARKISAPCITSDYMPTILDALHIPHPQASYATDGRSLMPIINNEDFTRDKEIGIMFSSRIVWHKGDFKLLSYNGGKKYELYNLKSDPSEKTDVAAQNPELVEKLKKDMLAWHESVKSSYEGSEYGTKSLDRLGKSWSSPLSAKAKKTKSKKKKSKKEKK
- a CDS encoding RecQ family ATP-dependent DNA helicase, which produces MNELREGLKKFFSFDTFLEGQDQVIEQVYKGDDICVVMPTGAGKSLCYQLPALVRPGYTVVISPLIALMKDQVDALKNKGIAAEYINSTQSQSMQNAILMQAQQGMIKLLYVAPERMRSQAFRDLLKDYPPESLVVDEAHCISQWGHDFRPDYTRLGESAEKLGIKQICAFTATATPRVREDIKKQLHRPAMDVVVTGFARPNLSLSIEDCSKKDQKLEKIRELMEDRKPTIIYCATRKAVEEVMDGLSVRGYHGGMSDKDRNDAQDYFLYDPNPVLAATNAFGMGIDRADIRQVIHYNFPGALEAYYQEVGRAGRDGEQSTCVLLFSFADRYTHEFLIDLNNPDEAIIKSTWDTLRKMCRDTGENHFEMTLSELAESIPKAKGDQQLSGVMKELEKSNYIRRGFRQENTGKMGFAKSREELLADFPTAKTQRAIFIHRFLDRYGESLMNGAMIDISYYQMCSITGLKPEQVKRVLNALKGEQIHWEPPFSGRSFEVLSQDELEIDFSGLRKRRESEIERLDEMITYVHTRDCRQDYLIKYFGADDSTWRCGTCDRCQPASGTGGEYRRLTEVETRQALRLMEAVDNFSGYLGLSKIAMLVTGSRDASIIGSRLKDSDHYGCLDMLDQSHVRELLQSLEGKGLVKRTKDKYPVLKVTTMGHEFIERPKALEIMVPGKKKRIKREPSRATAAIQRKKKVEGGDLYEEMRQLRNQLAKRDDVEPWLVLSNAALKALEDEKPADLEAFRKIKGIGDYRAARYGKDFLELIAGK
- a CDS encoding CvfB family protein, producing MIRIGDYNTLPVARFVDFGAYLGDIETAGEVLLPKRYFPKEINVGDKLEVFVYTDSEDRIIATTEKPLARVGECAFLEVKDVNDFGAFLDWGLTKDLFVPYAHQPYKFNVGQKAFVYLKYDDVSQRVIATGKVRNQLKNDVSHLEVGDAFRGIVYEEHELGWRMVVDHKYHAMIFNSDFTDYPEKGDELNVFIKGIRNDGKLDVTLFPPHYAVQDDLETFILNYLKEKGGSMDLDSKSSAESVKEVFGVSRKVFKKALGALYKKKMIDFADGTTRLL
- a CDS encoding Eco57I restriction-modification methylase domain-containing protein — encoded protein: MRTSQKPQGHKSLAERKATGAHYTPKALADFMARQVFDFWSGKSKDDLVTVLEPAVGDGQLIQSLLDVLIAEGYLNIQVVLYDTDTAAIKCCQQILERAYPKVKFTFYERDFLADFLAKKRKRKYDLVIGNPPYVRTQEMGADASQELAREFALSGCVDLSHAFILAVGKSLKKTSKFTLLISNRLLSLKGAWAIREHMRKQFAIDHLWDFGDSKLFKAAVLPLVFVAGLGRQKQVPPFTSIYEEKDLDIDDACERELFDNIDKDGLVNYQGLNLRVSQGDLDFGEGLQSRWTQKTILKDGWLKEVERHTFGRFGDINKISVGIKSTADKVFIKQDWLGMSDDERPEMLMPLITHFEADQYTAEVNPSSFVLYTHETRDGEKRVIELDDYPKTKTYLEANAQVLKARKYLQESKTRRWYEVWVAHDPAKWQYPKIVFRDISAKPLFWLDESGAVVNGDCYWMSSQGLENLDLIYLALAVGNSSFIEKFYDANFHNKLYSGRRRFITQYVKEFPLPDPKTEGSKMIIELVKKTYESGVFDDEVKKQISDLVDCAFNVADLGTKKALKNQGFEVVGEGFEPSKA